A genomic region of Phragmites australis chromosome 2, lpPhrAust1.1, whole genome shotgun sequence contains the following coding sequences:
- the LOC133908766 gene encoding protein NUCLEAR FUSION DEFECTIVE 6, mitochondrial-like isoform X3, which produces MAAAAARSFLRSSAPSSLRSAAAKAASRAGPAPLPRRLPTSAPRVLLRSPVEMSSVCLESLMPMHSATASALMTSLLAAPACKGFGWLSEDG; this is translated from the exons atggccgccgccgccgcgagatCCTTCCTCCGATCCAGCGCCCCCTCGTCCCTCCGCAGCGCGGCGGCCAAAGCAGCCTCGCGTGCCGGGCCGGCTCCGCTGCCGAGGCGCCTGCCTACCTCTGCTCCCCGCGTCCTCCTAAG GTCGCCGGTGGAGATGAGCAGCGTGTGCCTGGAGTCGTTGATGCCCATGCACAGCGCCACGGCTTCGGCTCTCATGACCTCGCTCCTCGCCGCCCCGGCTTGCAAGGGATTCGGTTGGCTCTCCGAAG ATGGATAA
- the LOC133908766 gene encoding protein NUCLEAR FUSION DEFECTIVE 6, mitochondrial-like isoform X1, whose translation MAAAAARSFLRSSAPSSLRSAAAKAASRAGPAPLPRRLPTSAPRVLLRSPVEMSSVCLESLMPMHSATASALMTSLLAAPACKGFGWLSEGQDETR comes from the exons atggccgccgccgccgcgagatCCTTCCTCCGATCCAGCGCCCCCTCGTCCCTCCGCAGCGCGGCGGCCAAAGCAGCCTCGCGTGCCGGGCCGGCTCCGCTGCCGAGGCGCCTGCCTACCTCTGCTCCCCGCGTCCTCCTAAG GTCGCCGGTGGAGATGAGCAGCGTGTGCCTGGAGTCGTTGATGCCCATGCACAGCGCCACGGCTTCGGCTCTCATGACCTCGCTCCTCGCCGCCCCGGCTTGCAAGGGATTCGGTTGGCTCTCCGAAG GTCAAGATGAAACTAGATGA
- the LOC133908766 gene encoding protein NUCLEAR FUSION DEFECTIVE 6, mitochondrial-like isoform X2 — MAAAAARSFLRSSAPSSLRSAAAKAASRAGPAPLPRRLPTSAPRVLLRSPVEMSSVCLESLMPMHSATASALMTSLLAAPACKGFGWLSEGL, encoded by the exons atggccgccgccgccgcgagatCCTTCCTCCGATCCAGCGCCCCCTCGTCCCTCCGCAGCGCGGCGGCCAAAGCAGCCTCGCGTGCCGGGCCGGCTCCGCTGCCGAGGCGCCTGCCTACCTCTGCTCCCCGCGTCCTCCTAAG GTCGCCGGTGGAGATGAGCAGCGTGTGCCTGGAGTCGTTGATGCCCATGCACAGCGCCACGGCTTCGGCTCTCATGACCTCGCTCCTCGCCGCCCCGGCTTGCAAGGGATTCGGTTGGCTCTCCGAAG GCCTGTGA
- the LOC133908765 gene encoding uncharacterized protein At4g28440-like, protein MATAGKRKPVFVKVDQLKPGTAGHTLVAKVLSSKTVLQKGRPGAAAAGPATRSTRIAECLVGDETGCVLFTARDEQVDLLKPDSTVIIRNAKIDMFKGSMRLAVDKWGRIQVTEPASFSVKEDNNLSLVEYELVHVAEA, encoded by the exons atggcgacggcggggaagCGCAAGCCGGTGTTCGTCAAGGTGGACCAGCTCAAGCCCGGCACGGCCGGCCACACGCTCGTCGCCAAGGTGCTCAGCTCCAAGACCGTCCTCCAGAAGGGCcgccccggcgccgccgccgccggcccagCTACGCGGTCCACGAGGATCGCCGAGTGCCTTGTCGGCGACGAGACCGGTTGCGTCCTCTTCACCGCCCGCGACGAGCAGG TTGACTTGTTGAAGCCTGACAGCACCGTTATTATCCGCAACGCAAAGATTGACATGTTCAAAGGTTCAATGAGGCTTGCTGTGGACAAATGGGGTCGCATCCAAGTAACTGAACCAGCAAGCTTCAGTGTGAAGGAGGACAACAATCTCTCACTTGTGGAGTATGAGCTTGTCCACGTTGCTGAAGCGTGA
- the LOC133908764 gene encoding uncharacterized protein LOC133908764, whose protein sequence is MASSAHRLFLFAAFLAVAAPRADAWGGGRLFFSKITRAESAVEPVKAVAAANAVPDAADPNSGPTFSRPSTSGSSRGYGLYGRPEQNYPPAYFRRGVHHNTEKLTTTTNVPTTTDTEEETVPAGGGGSERVEPFPENGSGRGRPPYYYTGFRGGRQQQQQQDYGMSDTRLYQNGRYYYDVDTGRYGYGRESNPVWARPGEEFSAGYARGGAGDRRGRYGNAAYGDEYRNGDEFGNGVAVENQNGFQEEGRNGRYVP, encoded by the coding sequence ATGGCTTCCTCTGCTcaccgcctcttcctcttcgCCGCCTTCCTCGCCGTTGCGGCGCCACGCGCTGACGCATGGGGTGGCGGCCGCCTGTTCTTCAGCAAGATCACGCGAGCAGAATCCGCGGTCGAGCCCGtgaaggcggtggcggcggccaaCGCCGTGCCGGACGCGGCGGACCCCAACAGCGGGCCGACGTTTTCCCGCCCGTCGACCAGCGGCAGCAGCCGCGGCTACGGGCTGTACGGCCGCCCCGAGCAGAACTACCCACCGGCCTACTTCCGCCGCGGCGTGCACCACAACACCGAGAAGCTGACGACGACGACCAACGTGCCGACCACCACCGATACCGAGGAGGAGACCGTTCCggcgggaggcggaggcagcGAGCGCGTCGAGCCGTTCCCCGAAAACGGCAGCGGTAGGGGCCGGCCGCCGTATTACTACACGGGCTTCCGCGGCggcaggcagcagcagcagcagcaggactACGGGATGAGCGACACGAGGCTGTACCAGAACGGCCGGTATTACTACGACGTGGACACCGGCAGGTACGGCTACGGCCGCGAGTCGAACCCCGTGTGGGCGCGCCCCGGGGAGGAGTTCAGCGCCGGGTACGCCCGCGGTGGAGCCGGCGACAGACGCGGGAGGTACGGCAACGCGGCGTACGGGGACGAATACCGCAACGGCGACGAGTTCGGGAATGGGGTGGCGGTGGAGAACCAGAACGGCTTCCAGGAGGAAGGCCGGAACGGACGATACGTTCCATGA